ACTTAATGTTGTCAACTGAAAGAAAAATGTGACCCTGAGCATAAAACAAACTTACTGCTAAGATGTTGTCAATCTCATTCTGTACCCTCCAGTTTAAACAATCCACCAACTGCAACATCATACAGATATAGCATTTGTCATTAGTATAAAGAGGATGTGGTAACAAAATGTTTAACGATataaaatcatagaaaaatattttgaccaAAGAAGAATATAGAACCATTTTATGGGTTTTGGCAACATTCCACTCCCTTGCTTTCAGGAAACGAACCAGAGTTTCAACTAAATATCCTTGATGAACATTCTGCAGATTAAGGTACAATTATTAAGTCCAGCAataaattcaaacatcaatACGTTTGAAGAGGTACATAGCACTTGATGAGGCTCAAtgccatattatttttaaccaaaaaacTACAATGAATTTTTCTCCAACCACATTAAAAGAGTGACAAATGAAAAGACATCTTCCATTCCCCCGAACCCATAGCAATTTAATCAAACTCATAGATAAGTTTTCTGCCGAATTAGATTTCAATAGAAAATCTCAATCTGACCAAAGCACAGTTAGTAACCTGTAACGATTGATCTTCGACACTTTGATGCAGACAACAGTGCAAATTATATTTCCTATTTCACCCTTTGAACTTGCCTTACGTTCTGAAGTTGCTAGAAGGGATGATGTCATTCAACAGGTTGGCCTATCATTGACAGAGCTTTTCATGAAGCTGGAGGCATAATGTGCTATGAGACCGAACTACAATtttattctccttttgatgACAACCCAAAGGAATGATATATTTCCAGGAACTGTTGGTTTGATGACCAAGGACAGTATTGGCATGTGCCAAATTCCATGAACACCAATGATATATAGCTGACCCATCCAAGAGATACAGAGAGAAAGATGAAAATGGAAGACATGAACAGATCTAGTAACTTAATTAAAGGGCACATGCCAAAATCTTCAGTGAGTTGCGGTAAAAGCATAGCATAACCACTTCCACCGAGTCTTATGCCAGAACTACATGGTGTGAGTGTGACTCAGATAAGACCTCGTTCTGAATCACATAACGTGCTATATTTGCCACATAAAAGACGAGTAGCCACCCAGATCAAAGTATTTAATCAGGTAGCTAAGCAAGATTTCAGGATCAAACTCTTTTGCGCACCAAATTCTCCGAAACACAACAAACATCTGTGGCTTATATCTTTTGCTCGGCTACAATCAGAAATTATTTCTCCTACAACCAGAATTACGAAAACCCAAAACACCCAGAAAAAATTACTGAACAAAATGCACTAAAAACTAAactttagaaacaagaaaacaaaacaaaataaaaagaagcatATTTGGAAGGCTTGTGAATCGGGTTGAAGACAGATCGGATGCAGCATAAAAGAATTAAGCAATAAGGAAAATGGGAACCTGAAATGTTCTCTTCAAAGGCTCCTCAACTGCCATTATTCaaaagatttattaaaaaaaagaacagaaagtTTATAAAGTGTTTGtcgaatgaaaaagaaaatgaagttaaaaaaaaaaaaaaaaacagacctTGATCCATTAGTGATTGAACCTGCCTGATCGCTTCCTGAGGAACGATCCCCATTTcttccctctgtttctctctccctccctttcACACACAAATCTGCCCAAATGGACAGTCCAAAAAATTCACTACCTTCCAGGCTTCTAAGCTTCTTCCTCGCTCTTTTTCTCTTTGGACTCTTTTGTTTACCAAAGTTCGGTAAATTTACCAGGGTGGGGGGAGGGGAGGCGGGCCTACAACCCAGTCATCCCAGATTCCCACTCTCCACCTAGAAATTTGTGCTAGAACCCCTGTTTGAGTTTTTTGTTTCCCTCTGATTCTTCAGGCTTCAGAATCCCAGTTACCGCTGAGTTTTTCACCCACCAAACTGTATGGACCATATGGTTATTCTACCTTACTGGTCCTACAATCCGATAGATCTCTCCAAGGATTCGAATATTATCTCCTCCTGCACCACCTACGAATGATACGTGCCACTTATATTTCGGTTCACATATTATTCTccctctatttcttttttctcactttctaGCCTTTACTTtctattgttatatatatatatatatatatatatatatatataatacatacatacgtaTACGGTATATTTATGTGTATGGGCCCGACTGTTCTGCAGTCTCtgttttcctattttattttcgGGTAGTGACAGTGTTACTACCtcattattacttatttattatttataattttttttaaattttttttttattattttcttaagtatttttttagcatttttaatcattaaaaaatatataattttactaataattacttccttaaccattaagtaaaataaaaaattaaaaaaaaataaatataaaataagtaataaataaatagtatgaAGGTAAtaactctatcatttttttttatttccatgaGTTCCATTTGAGTagagaataattatttattatttattattttattagtaattattatttttttattactttgtattactatttaatatttgattattactttttcattactattgataaaatatccaaacacaacttaaatCTTGTATTCACATTTGTTTGGGTGGATGTCCCCTTCCCTATTGGGATCTTTACTCCATATACGATGTTTCTTCGACTAATCCTTGTCCGCCCGCTAGTATATTCCCAAAGAGGGTAAAACTTGGAAGCGTACAAGATGGTAGTAGGTAAATAAACTTTTCTTGCTAAACCACTGTTTGGGAACAAAACTGCTCAGACGTTGCTATCACATAAAGATTCTGATGCAGATTTAAGGTAAAATGGGATTGTATTGACCGATACGATGAGAAGCGGAAGGAGCTAGCTAACCTACCAAATTGCCAAGTGTTGCCGTGTTTGGTTTCTATGATTAATGATGCTTTATCGCCAAAAGAGAGGCCGGGGATCCTATTTCCTTGGGTGATTGATGAGACAGACAAATACACCAAAGCAAAAACGGAACCCAGCTAACGTGCGTATATTCGTACATCGAAACTTCGTCGCAGGACTCGCTTTTGTCGGTCAACAGTCTTGTATTCGTGTGATGATTGAAACAAGGAGAATGTAcacaagtgtgtgtgtgtgtacgtgGGTGCGTGGTAGACAAATTAAAGGACACGATTTCATGCGCGCATGATGAGATGATGATCCTAATGTTACTGCAATTAATCAATTAACATACGTACGTACGCGTGCCACATGAGGTGCATTCGGACTGTATCCACAATATAAATTATGCGAAGAGCGTCCGACTCCATTATTGTTTAGAGCAGTGCGTGTCACCTAAAATGCATCTTGGTAGTCATGATGAGTACTGTGAAAGCTCACAGTCACGTGTGAGTTAAAATGAGCCATATATCTTTGACTGTGACTCGTTGATGAACTCCAAACGACCAGCTAGCCGGCCGGATCGGAGTCTAAAGTCTGACCCTCTTTTGGGAAATACTTGGTATGTTAGAAAGGACATGCAGTACCGTCCATCTTTTTTGCGCAGCCTGTAATTTCAACCATCGTTTAGACCGATAAATTGGGCTGTTGATCATTTTGCATCGCTACTTGGGTGATAGAGTACTGATCATGATAGGGTTAATGGATGTATTGGGTGGATGAATTATGACGAAGGTATAAGATCGAGCCCCCACGAATACTGGGTTctaatatttatcaaaaatactaaatgtacgtaagaaaaatttataaaaaatttattttttaacgtgtcagttattgatatgttgaaaattataaaaattgaaatttaaaatttgaatttaaaaaaaaaaaattaacaaaatgagtcttataagtaaaactataaatatatatagcactactcatatttataatatcggttaattttttttttagttccaattgatgatcatcatggacctcaggcatgcatgcatgaatactCGAACGTACGTGATCTGCTTCATCGACCTTTTGTTCAATATTATTCATTCCCGCATAATTTTACGATGATCATAGGTTTGCCAAGAACACGTTCATAAACATCGATTTCTCTCACTTCAGGTCATTTGAATGAAAACTACTCTTAAACTGATCCAACTCCCCATGCACTTAGCCGGGTACGTTTTACTACTGGCATAAGTAGTTATGGGTCCATTTTTTGTTGTCATGTGAGGTCTTTATTGAGTGGATGAGCAATAACATGGTTGCAATATTCAAAAGATATTGATGGGCCATGGCGTACGTACGTGGCCGCCGGCCCCATGCATCTAAAAGAAAACTCCGAAAAGAAGATGATCAATATGAATAGAACAAATTCACGGAAGCGGATTTTCTAAGAGAGACGCGTCGCTGCGGGCCGGTCGGGTGTCAAATGTTATTTTACACCAACGAATAAACAGCTATCACGTATGaatatcaataatattgagTAGGGGTGGTAATATGTAACACGATCCGTTAATTCAATACGAACACAACACGATAAAAGCGGATTAGGATTTAGCTTTaatgggttcgggtcaaaacggattgacccgttatgacacgattgcttaacgggtcactaacgggtcaacccgttatgacccgttaagaaaattaaatttacctttatacccttagacctaaatgGCAAGAAGGATGctccactttcttcttcaaattttaaatttatttatatctgtattttaaattttttattatatttggaattgtaatattaatatattaacattatatgttttgtttaatatatttgataatgaatattattataaattgtgtggatcatatttgtttggattgtaattttagacttgtagttagtttttattttttatagatattatttatatttaaatatttatataaaatcaattaagtcaaacgggtcgtgtcgtgtcgtgtcatgtCGTATCGtatctgttcaacccattaacgtaaacgggttgaaacggaacaggtcgtgtcgtgtcatatcatgtcaatttatttattatttattaacgggtcataacaggtcgtgtcgtgtcgacccgttatcttaccgtgtcgtgtttgggtttagaattttgacacgaaatccttaacgggtcgtgttcgtgttgacccattaagtgtaatgtacatgccttaacacgacacgaacacaacccgttaatacgatttgacacccctaataTTGAGAAAGCACTCGAATGTAGCAGATCAAAATTTAGTATTCCCCTCGTGAGCCCGAGATCTCTCCTATGCCCCCACCCTCGTCGAAACACTGCCCCCACCCCCGTGGCCTactcccgtctctctctctcgctcattcTAAAAACATTGCCGTTGAAACAGTGTGCGCCCACCCCCTTCCACTATTCCTTTgaaacccctctctctctctctctctctgggcgCAAAAATAGTCTACATTTTGGTGGTCATTTATGTACTATTTGATGCAgtttgtaagtatttttaactCAATTATGGTCCCTTGTGCATAATCTCTCATCATTTGGGCACGATGGCTCACTCGGTGTAACATTGGGCTGCATCTTTTTCCTTTGTCTTGTTGTTATTATATCTCGCTTGTTTCTTTATGAATCTTTTGTGGGATTTgaagttgttttttattaaaagaaacgCTTTGGGCTGGTGTCACCTACAAGGACTCATTATTGGAGACCAATGGAGACATGACACGTAAGGAGTTGATGAAGACTATGGCCTCTCAGCGTTGCAAGGAATTCTTTGTgcattctctccctctctctctctctctctctctcacacacacacacacaccttcCATCTACAGaaatccctctctctcactctctcattccctctctttttctctgtAATCACCTACTTTCAGGCCATGGCCAACTCGAACTCCTTCGTCTTTGGAACATTAccagtttcttcttcttcttatttttcttgcggtaatcatctctctctcaaacacacACTCGCTAGTGATCCAACTAATTATAatagcattttttaaattttcccaTGATCAGGAACAATTGATTATAAAGCCAAACGCCACCCTCGGAGTCGTACAATTGTGGTGAAAGATGGTAGGAATCGCTACTCTTTCGGGGCCAACACTGAGTCCTCTGCAACAAATTCAAGTTTATCAAATGGAATAACTTCTGGATCTATTTCGTCTCCACGTTTACCAGTGATATCCATTTCGCGAATCCTGAAAGGCATCCCTCACTGTCCTCACTTTCTTCATCTTCGAAGCTACTCTAAAGTGGCAAGGAAGAGTTTGATGATCAGGTGGGATTGAGCATTTGAAGAAACAATCGAAGAAATCCATACTCGAAgactttttcaatttaaattaagTCACAAATATCCAGTCAGTAGCAACATTAGCCAATGCAAACACAAACAGCAGTAGCAACTTCCACAACTGAAACAGTAGCCGCAGCTATGGACTTTCGCAACTCCAACATCGATTAGCATTAAAAACTCTCGCAATTTGTAACCACCTAAAATGCTTGTAAGGGGCTTAACTTTTGAGTTAAATTAAAGCATCATTGATTCTTCTTGTTTTACATAGTAGACGAAAGAAGACCATGGGGTCCaactttttaaacaaatttatatgtttattggAATTAACCAAGGTGATGGAGGAACTCCAGCTGTACAAAATGTGGATTTGGCGATTGAAGAGCAAGGCTGAGTATCATGGAATGGAAAGTGCTGGCTGGAGAGTGTGATTTTGAGTCAATCACAGACGTAAACGTGATGTCTAGCTAAggatttcaattttgatcttGGACAATGAGAGTAGTCCATTTTACTTTCAGATTTTGGGTTATGATTTTCGTGAAGGagggggaaggagagagagagagagagagagagagagagagatttctgcAGATGAAAGGTtcgggggagagagagagagagagagagagaaggggtggGGTATGCATAAAGATCCCCTACAGTGCAGAGAGCCAGTGTCTTCATCAACCCCTTACGTGGCATGTCATCATTGGTCTCCGATAATATGCTCTTGTAGGAGACACCAGTTATAAGTTATTCTCTTTCATTAATTGATGATTTTTGGAGGGACATACTTTGATCTCAAACAATTGTTGTCGGCTTTGGAGTTTGGTGTTTCCTTGGGAGGGAATAAACTCTCTTCCACCACCGCCTCTGTTGCCGACTGCAAAAATAATCATTTGTTTTATCTATTTAATGTCTCTTGAATTGGATAGCCCTATTCAGACTTAGATGGCAGTGTCAATCTTTAAGAGCCCACTTAGTAGGGAATACCATGGAAGCCAGAAAATGGAAGGGAACCAACCTGCAGGGAGGAGACGAGTATTTGTGCAAACTGAAACTGGATGTGTTTTGGGGATAGAATTAGATTGAGGTGATAATGTCCATATCGTGAAGAGGAGGAGGCTGCAACTTGCTCTAAATTTCCCTACTGATGAGAGCTCACTCACTTTTGGGGATATGGTGTTGAAGAACCTTATGCATAGGAGCTCCTCAACCCTATGTTTGTCACCCATTGGGAGTGATAACCAGTAGAAAGATCGGAGTGGTCCTGTTGAGATATTAGGGCAGTCAACTCACTTTGCTAAAATGAAACAGCTGATCAAGGAAATTGTGAAGGCGATTAAGATCGAGGTTGATCCGGTTGCTGTTCATGGTGGACTTGCTGGTGCGTACTATTTTAGGAATAGCAAAGGAGAGAATGTTGCGATTGTGAAGCCTACAGATGAAGAACCCTTTGAGCCAAACAACCCAAAAGGCTTTGTTGGCAAAGCTCTTGGGCAACCAGGTTTGAAACATTCAATGAGGGTGGGGGAGACGGGGTTTAAGAAGTTGCAGCTTACCTTCTTGACAAGGAAAGAGGGAGAATCGGGGAGAGATGAAACGAAATGGGAGATGACTtcggggaggggaggggaggggagaggGAAAGTAAATTGATTCAATGCATTATGGTTCATTGTAAGACAAATACACTTCATAGATGTTGAAATCCCATTAGCCGGTGTGAAAATGAGTATCCCACCCGACCGTTTCtgagctttttcttttttctaatttgtgagaacaagaaaattattgaaattgactTTTGATAAATATCCTATTCGAATAGTTGTGATATTCTTTTGTGCTGATGGTATATTCTACCTCTTTGCTTAATTCTCTATAATCACTATGTTTAGATCAGATATAGATCAtgttaatatatttactttttattataatcattCATTCTAATTTAcgtgttatattttatttatttatataagaaaattattttgtttacaTTTAATTTGTGTAAAAGCTTATAAATTGTGTTCATGTGTAGACTAAAttctctttatataattattttgattatgtGGCATATATTCGATtaagaatgataaaatttaaaatatgaaagtaatattgaaaatacttcaactatatttcatattttatgccAAAACTTTAGAATGATTGATTGTACGATTGGATACCCAACAATTCACACCTCCCTTACAAGTTACACGTTATTAATTACAATAATTCTTGTAGTTGAGGTCACCTAACGCGTTTAATGACCGCTTGCTCCTTTGATAAAAGCCTATAGACTATCTAAAGGTCTGGTCAAAGCTGTAGGGCCCTACCCATACAAGGACACCCTACCCGTATAGATTACGGATAATTAtattcaacattttaatttttattatttttgtaatataatattaaataattataaattatttattatattttatttgtgaacctatcatctaatgtcacattataaaatgatgagatgatgagaagaattgagatgataaattaatttttttatagactatatatatgattgatagtgagatgagttgaaataatatatgaataataataagattattagttaaaattaaatgagatgagatagttttatctCAACTCTTCATCCAAATGACCCAGTCTActttagcttataaatttagGTATTTTCTTTTAGGAAAAAAGTgtctattataaaataaaaaacgtaTTCTAGATTTCTATTTTCTAAAGGGAgcgtaaaaaatttatatattttataactataaaaaatatttttctaaataaaaataagacaaCCACCGAGTTTACAATATCAGAAGAAAAGTTacttacataaaataattttttacaatattttacataatgatgttttaaataaagaatatttttataaaataatttataaaattaatatcattttatgaaaataccatcatctcaaaatattattgtaaaatatatattattatacatgaagtgtgaatatcattattcatatatgaaatatgcaGGGAGTTCGCGCAatacacaagaaaaaaaaaaaaaatgaaatcttgtCTCTTCTTCCACCTTGGAGCAAGTGGCAACCAGGAAAAGTCAAAGTAGAAGAAAACAAGCTCTCAATTTTCATCACGTCATCGAGATTGTACATTGAGGGCGGTAGCTAGGAGCTGCTCGGCCTCACGTTGAAATAAACGAGCAAGTCATATTTTCAAAGGCACAGATCAGAAAAAGGGCATAAattattacaataataatacgTTATGCAAGGACTTCTTCAAAGTTTCCATGTGCTAGCTTGTGTTCATCGAGTACCGTAGGTTCTCCGAGTCCCTTCGCCCAAGGAATAGGTTTTTGCTTCAAATACATCCGGcgatttagataaaataaaaaaaacccatgtCAATGATGTCGTGGTGATCATTTTTTACCGGAAAAGGTTGAGCCAAAGATGTCGGTGTCATTGTCGGATGCGACCGGATATATGCCGGCTTACGATGAAGCTGGTGCTGCAGCTGGGTACCATAACCAGTTCAAGCCATATAGCAGTACTACTAGTGTGTGCGAGATTGAGGAAGAGAGTACGAGCGAAATCTTCGAGATCGATCATGGAGTGCTGCCGATGGGATCCATCAAAGAAGAGTTTGAAGGGAGTGTGTTTTCGTTGGATGTTCAGAACTGGGAAGACTGCGTGTACGTGGCCGTGGGGAAGAGCGAGTCCAGCATGGAAGCGCTTGCTTGGACTTTGAAGCACGCTGTTAATCCCTCCACTCTCGTCTATCTCATCCATGTCTTCCCGGAGGTTCAGTACATACCTAGCCCatgtaagctctctctctctctctctctctctctctctctctctctctgtgtgtgtgcgGTTGGTGAGTCAAACTGGGCCATGTGCAGCCTGTGCCTCAACAACCAGTGACTTTGCTTTCAACAATAGACAAACAGACTTGTATGAGATTCTTTTATGAGCTCTATGAAAGACTTGCGAAGAAAAGGTTGAAACATGTCATTGTCGACAAAACATCTAGTGGCATGCATAAATCACgggaaaaatgatagagatcTGTGTCTATCGgttgaaattcatttttataaggGCCTAGATTTGAACTGAAGCTTTGGTTTTAGGAAATTTTTGGGACAATTAAGATAAAGTACTTGATGAAGGTTGACCCTGCCCCATGCTCAGGAGCTGGGTTTGATCATTAAAATAGATCATAAACCAGGGTTTAAATCATTAGAATCATCCATGCTTGCTCCATTTTGAATGCTACCTTCAAGGTGCCAGAATTAAACGAGAATTTATAATCTTAAAGTTCATCAAATTTTCCAGGATCTTATGCATATACTGATCAAATGACCCATGCGTGTATCTTGGTGATTTTAGTAGGAAAGCTTCCAAAGAATCAAGTGAGTGCAGAGCAGGTGGAGAGCTACATGGCCCAAGAAAGAGGCAAGAGGAGAGAACTCCTCCAAAAGTATCTTGATGCCTGCTCCACTTTCGGGGTACATAAACTCCAATTTGATCCATCATTTTATACAAACTTATCTATGTTTGAGGTTAAtcttttaatgaaatttgaagaaaaatacaatCAATGAAACAGGTTAAGTTCGATACCATTCTTATCGAAAGTGATATGGTTGCAAAGGCCATCCTAGAACTCGTTCCTATTCTCAATATTAGAAAGCTGGTTGTTGGAACCACTAAATCCAGTCTACGGTACATGAATCTTTAGTTTATCAGTACGGGCAAGTCCATTTAAGAAGTTAATTATAATTCTGTGATCATTCCAaagaaacattttctttcttttttctcatctGCACATAACTTTTCAAAAATGGATAGGAAATTGAGGTCTAGGAGAGGAAGTGGGATAGCTGATCAAATGCTGCAGAATGCACCAGTAGGTTGTGAGGTTAAGATCATATGTGAAGGAAAGGGAGTACTGATTGAACAGATGACCGAGTCCCCTTCTCCACGTGACAATATTGATGATAATACTCCCAAGCAGCCTCCACTAGAGCAAGATGATCAACGCAATGACTCGTTTTCATGCAGTATGTGCTTCAAACCCATGTTCAAGTAATAGTTACAAATAATTGCAGATAGAGAAACACTACAAGATCAGAAGGGATAGATCTCTTGGATTGATTCAGAGTGTAATATCTGGTGGTGTACATTAAAATCTTAAGAACACTATTTGTGATTCTGATCTTTCCACTGGgttttgtgtttctttttcCGTTTGGTATTAATTGTCATAAATTGTAGCTTTGGAACAACTTAGACCGCATAGAACAACCatgccatttttcttttagcttTGGACATTAATCCAAATTCAGCTACAAAACTACACCAATGCACAGTAGTCGCTGCATTCCCATTAGAAGCACTTGCTCTGAgaacatacatgcatgcatgctttttatGCACTTGAAAGCCTTAAAAAGGCAACACAATCAATACCACCACCAAAGATAAGAGTTCCTCGTAAACTGTCAATGAAAGAACTCCATGCTCACCACCATTAATAACACTCCCCCGACTTGTTTAGAACACAGTTCAGCTCCCCTAGCACAAACCTTTTCCATATCACAAACAGAAATCAAACCGAGTAATGCTATACTCCGTACTCCcatcatattttcattctactatataaaatatggcATATTTATCATCACTAGATAAATAGGAATTATCCAATATAGGATtatacaatagtgataaatatgacACCCACGtcttatataataagataaaagtgaaatgataatatggtg
This genomic interval from Juglans regia cultivar Chandler chromosome 3, Walnut 2.0, whole genome shotgun sequence contains the following:
- the LOC108996585 gene encoding U-box domain-containing protein 35 → MSVSLSDATGYMPAYDEAGAAAGYHNQFKPYSSTTSVCEIEEESTSEIFEIDHGVLPMGSIKEEFEGSVFSLDVQNWEDCVYVAVGKSESSMEALAWTLKHAVNPSTLVYLIHVFPEVQYIPSPLGKLPKNQVSAEQVESYMAQERGKRRELLQKYLDACSTFGVKFDTILIESDMVAKAILELVPILNIRKLVVGTTKSSLRKLRSRRGSGIADQMLQNAPVGCEVKIICEGKGVLIEQMTESPSPRDNIDDNTPKQPPLEQDDQRNDSFSCSMCFKPMFK